The Alkalinema sp. FACHB-956 sequence TTTTAGGGGAAGAACTGAACGAGGCTTCTATGAATCTATAGCATCCCCAGTCGGATCAGGCATAATCCAATCAAATCTCTTAAGTTCTCCATACTCCAGAACCCATGACTGTAAGCGAATCTAAACAACTTCGCATTCTGATTGTTGAAGATGATCCCATGATGCAGTTGGGGTTAGAGCAATCCCTAGGCGATAATCCCCACTACACGATCGTGGGGCAGGCCAGCGACGGTTATACCGGTGTGGAAATGGCCTTAGACCTTAAGCCGGATATCATCGTCATGGATATTGGCTTGCCCCGGCTAGATGGCATTGCCGCCACGCAGCAAATCCGAGCCAAGTTACCCAATGTCCGAGTGGTGATTCTAACGTCCCATACCACCGATACGGAAATCATCGCAGCCCTCTCCAGTGGAGCAGATGCCTACTGTATTAAGGGTGCAGACATCGATCGACTCGTCACCGCCATTTCCGTGGCCCAAGAAGGGGCAACCTATTTGGATCCGCAAATTGCTCGCCGAGTCATTGATCACCTCAAGCCCCCCACCCGTCCCACCCAAATTGGTCAATTGTCACAACGAGAGTTGGAGGTGCTGCAACTGATGGTGGAGGGATACAGCAATCCGGAAATTGCCAATGCGCTGTATCTCAGTACGAATACGATCAAAACCCACATCCGAGGCATCATGAATAAATTGGCCGTGGACGATCGGGTGCAGGCCGCCGTAGTCGCCCTTCGAGCTGGTTTAGTCTAAGTGCTTCTTTTTGTCCCCAACGCCTTGATTGACCAGTTTTTGGTCGGTGTTCCATATCTTTGAACGTCTCAAAGTAACGGGCGTCGATCGCTGGCCCCAATATCTTTTGTAGACCCTGAAATTTAAAGTCTTGTAAGCCAAAGTGTCACATTCCCATAAAAAAAAGCACACTATTAAAGTATAAAAGTCTCTAAAGTATCGGGATCCTCTGTTAACTCCAATGTTCAATCCAAGTTAAGGCAGTTGAGAGTTCAGTAATTTATCGGGGACATCTTTTTCTACGGTCAGGAGTTTTACGAATGACAGGACCCCTCCCAATCGGATTAGATTAGGGAAAATTCCACCCTGAAGCGCTAATTGCCAATGCGTCTGACCTGAACTTACAAGAAACACTGTCTTACATAATTTTACGTCGGAGGTAAATTTCTCTCTTAAGAGGGACGTGAGGTCTGAAGTGGTTTGTTAGCTTCGTATTGTGGAAGGAGCAACTGCTAGATTCATGCAATTCACCTCCACGCAATCAACTTAGGGTGAGTTTGTTTGTCACTATTATCTGGATGTAAAACCCATGAAATTTGAGGATATCTACCAGTTTTTTAAGGATCCACCACCTTTCTATCTCAATAAGGAATTAGCCGTTTGCTATGTGTTTTCGGTGCTCCTCAAAGGAGATTCCTACGGGACAGAACTGATTCAACTCTTAGAGCAAAACCATCCTCTGTACCGTCTTTCGGACACCGTGCTCTACAGCGCACTGAAGTTCCTGGAAGATAACGAAATGGTTACAGGCTACTGGAAGAAGGTTGAGGGGCGCGGTCGTCCTCGCCGGATGTATCAGATCCGTCCGGACGCTGTAGCACAGGCCGAAGACCTGGCGAAACTCTGGGAAGGGTATGCCGTGAAGCGGGAAGCCAATGCTTCAGCAAAATAGGTAGGGATAACCGAATTACTTGGGGAAGACAAACCCAGCGTAGAGTGGAGTGAGAACACTTTCGTCCGTTGCCTGCCCATGAGTAATTCAGTCTTAATCTCTACGTTTTTGCTCACGCTCCTCTTGGCGATCGGACTTGGCTTCTTTATTCGAGCGTCAGTCAAAGATCGTACAGAGATTGTCCAGTTAACTTCCGATGAATCGGAAGATTCATTGTTGGCCAAGCTTAAGCAATATTTTGCAGAGCGTGCTTACCGTGTATCGCAGATTGATGCTCAGGCAAATTCTGTTGTCTTCGAGGGTTGGGTTCGCCCAAGTTTGTTTCTAGCAGGATTTCTGTCATTGCTAGCAGCGCTGGGTGCACTCTGTTTGGTTCTTGTGCTCTCATTTTTGTTGCCTGACTTCACAGGCGTATGGATAGGATTATTAGCCTTTTCGCCATTGGCCGGTGTGTTTTACTGGCGGAAGGCAGGTCGGAATGAACAGGTTTCGTTAAAGGTTGAATCGGAGCAAACTATTCGATCGGGGAAAAGTCTGATTACTGTGAAAGCTCACCGGGATGAGTTGGCAGAGTTACAGCGAACCCTGAACCTTAAATCTCTCGGATAACGATGGCTCGGTTCACGGAATGGCATGGCCGATCGGATTGGAACTTGTATGGCACCAATTCGCGAACGTCATCAATAGACTAAACAGGAATGAACGCTAAATACCCCCCAGCCGTGTCTCCCATGATGATCACAGCTGGGGGGTAAAAATTTGGGTTTCCCCTTGTCTCTGCCACCTTGTCTCCTGCCACCTTTCCCATGCAACAAAAAAGGGAAAAGTGTAGGTATCACTTTCCCCTGAAGTTAGATGGATTAAACGGAATAATAATCTCTAGCCGTGAGCCCCAACAGCAACGGGCTCAGCGTCATCTTCTGACTGCCGTAAGCTAGGGAAAAGAAAATGGTTCTCTTCAACGTACTGAGCCCCAAATAATCCTTTCTCTGCCCAGAAGTACCGATCGGTGGTATGCTCGTTACGTTTCACTAAAAGCAGGGCGGGGGGAAGAATGCCTTCAGCATGAATGAACCTGCGAGCTGCGGTGACTGGTTTATCATCACCACAGTCAATGCTAAATTGAGGCACACTTTCCAGGATTCTACGCCCTTCTTGACGTCGCCGACTCTTGCGCTTGCGTCTCCTTGCCAAACCCTCTACCTCCTTATCCTAGCTGCCAAGTTGTAGTACTTGTTACAAAACCGTCGAAAGTATATCGACTTGAACCTAAAATTTCAACTTGTTTTAATCCATCTATACAAAAGCTGATAGTTCGCGAAATGGCCGTTGCGATGGCACATATCTCACCCCTGCAAGCTTGCGCCGTTCTTAAGAACTAATACGAAGTGTAACAGAGGTTACAAAATATGAATTCAGCCAATACCTTTAAGTTACTGGTTACAAATACTTAAGTCAATCCATTTCTGTAAGAATTTAGGTTCGATCGGGTTAACTTCATGCTAATGCCAGCCAGCGCGGAATTTGTAGCGATTTGTCAGTCTCAGTTGCTGCTGCTGACCCAGTCTTGGCGGATCACCTTGGGGGCCGTCTACTTGGCGGAGGAATGGTCCGGCGGAGAAACGCCTAAGTTGGTTGCGATCGCAGCGGTTCCGACCTTGGAAGCTGCCACCGCCGCTTTGCAGCGGTTAGCTCAATCCACACGGGAGGCTGGATCACCCTTACCCCCTTCGCTGTCTGGGCAGGATTTGTCCGCCGAAATGAACCTGCTGCTCCAGCCTCCCCCGCGCCCGCACCTAGAAGAATCCCTTCCCAGTCCGGCCTATTTAACGACCTTGCATCCCTACCAACTGGTTCTCCCCTTGGTGCATGAAGAAATTGTCTTGGGCTTCCTAGTCACGGAACGCAACGATCGTCCCTGGTTGGAGATTGAACAGCAGGAACTGGATCCTGTAGCCAAGACGCTGACCCTGGCTTGTGTGGTGGATCAACGGGCCCAATGGTTGGATTATCAACAACGGCAGCAAGTACACCAACGGCAGCATCGCCAAGATGTGATGGATAACCTGATCCACCAATTTCGCAATCCCCTGACGGCCCTGCGCACCTTTGGCAAGCTTTTGCTGAGACGGCTAGCGACGACGGATGCCAATCGGGATGTGGCATCCAGTATCGTCCGGGAGAGCGATCGCCTCCAGGAACTTTTAAAGCAATTAGAAGGGGCTGTAGACCCCCCAGAGGTCGTTGAGTTAGCCTTGCCTGGGGTAATGGCCCCCTTAGCCCTCGGCCCTGCCACAGGGGAGGACGGGCCAGTTCCCACGCTCGATGTTCTGGGTACCGGTGGTCTCCAGTTGGAAATTTCGGCATTAGAAGACATTTTGCAACCGGTGCTGGCTTCTGCTCAGGCGATCGCCCAGGAGAAAAATCAAAGTTTTCAGGTGGCCATTCCCCAGGGATTGGCTGCGATCCAGGTCGATCGATCGGCCCTGCGGGAAGTGTTAAGCAACCTGATCGACAATGCCATTAAATACACGCCTCCAGGGGGCACAATCCAGGTGCAAGTGTTTCAGGAGCCCCATCAGTTAGCGCTTCGGGTGAGCGACAATGGCCCTGGCATTCCCCGAGAGGATTTGCCCCGGTTATTCGAGCGCCACTATCGGGGGGTACAGGCTCATACGGAAGTGCCGGGAACGGGGTTAGGACTGGCGATCGCTCGGGAGTTAATCCATCAAATGCATGGGGAAATCCAGGTCTTTAGTCCCCCGCAGCTAGAAGGCTGGATGGCTCAAGACCTGGATCCGGTGCCGACCCATGGCACCACGCTGTTAGTGACTTTACCGATCGTAACGGAAGATGCCTGAAGACTGAATCTGAAGACACCTGACGATTGAATCTACTGGGGAAGGAGTAAATCCTGGTTGAGTTCCAGATTGAGGTCAGTGTTGGGCTTGATGGAAATTAACTCCACCTTGTCCCCTCCAAAGACAACCCCTGCGATCGCCCCGGCTCCGGCCCCGGATAGCACTTCCCAAGCTTTGATGTTGCGATCGCCGGTCACAGCCGCAATGCCCGCTGCCGCCGCCGCGCCTAGGGCTGCATCTTTGACGATCGTGCCTGCGCTCGCGCCTTTCCGAATCACTTCCGTTTCGGTGA is a genomic window containing:
- a CDS encoding response regulator transcription factor → MTVSESKQLRILIVEDDPMMQLGLEQSLGDNPHYTIVGQASDGYTGVEMALDLKPDIIVMDIGLPRLDGIAATQQIRAKLPNVRVVILTSHTTDTEIIAALSSGADAYCIKGADIDRLVTAISVAQEGATYLDPQIARRVIDHLKPPTRPTQIGQLSQRELEVLQLMVEGYSNPEIANALYLSTNTIKTHIRGIMNKLAVDDRVQAAVVALRAGLV
- a CDS encoding PadR family transcriptional regulator is translated as MKFEDIYQFFKDPPPFYLNKELAVCYVFSVLLKGDSYGTELIQLLEQNHPLYRLSDTVLYSALKFLEDNEMVTGYWKKVEGRGRPRRMYQIRPDAVAQAEDLAKLWEGYAVKREANASAK
- a CDS encoding cofactor assembly of complex C subunit B, yielding MSNSVLISTFLLTLLLAIGLGFFIRASVKDRTEIVQLTSDESEDSLLAKLKQYFAERAYRVSQIDAQANSVVFEGWVRPSLFLAGFLSLLAALGALCLVLVLSFLLPDFTGVWIGLLAFSPLAGVFYWRKAGRNEQVSLKVESEQTIRSGKSLITVKAHRDELAELQRTLNLKSLG
- a CDS encoding DUF3155 domain-containing protein is translated as MARRRKRKSRRRQEGRRILESVPQFSIDCGDDKPVTAARRFIHAEGILPPALLLVKRNEHTTDRYFWAEKGLFGAQYVEENHFLFPSLRQSEDDAEPVAVGAHG
- a CDS encoding sensor histidine kinase, producing MLMPASAEFVAICQSQLLLLTQSWRITLGAVYLAEEWSGGETPKLVAIAAVPTLEAATAALQRLAQSTREAGSPLPPSLSGQDLSAEMNLLLQPPPRPHLEESLPSPAYLTTLHPYQLVLPLVHEEIVLGFLVTERNDRPWLEIEQQELDPVAKTLTLACVVDQRAQWLDYQQRQQVHQRQHRQDVMDNLIHQFRNPLTALRTFGKLLLRRLATTDANRDVASSIVRESDRLQELLKQLEGAVDPPEVVELALPGVMAPLALGPATGEDGPVPTLDVLGTGGLQLEISALEDILQPVLASAQAIAQEKNQSFQVAIPQGLAAIQVDRSALREVLSNLIDNAIKYTPPGGTIQVQVFQEPHQLALRVSDNGPGIPREDLPRLFERHYRGVQAHTEVPGTGLGLAIARELIHQMHGEIQVFSPPQLEGWMAQDLDPVPTHGTTLLVTLPIVTEDA